GTGTAGCGGCGCTTGCCGGCGGTGGGTGTGGTGATGTCGACCAGGAAGGGGCTGGATCGGTCGATCACCCGTCCGCCGGACGAGAGCACCACCTCTCCGTCCAGTTCCCCGGTCGCGTAGGACTCGTCGGACTGCTGCCCGGTGCCGGCGGCCGCGTAGGGCGCGAGGTCCAGGTACAGGTCGTCGCCTTCGCGGGTGGGGCTGTAGACGGCGGGGCCGACAGGAGCCCGGTTCCAGTCGGTGCGGTAGGTGTGGCCGGCCTGGTAGCGGCGGACCGCGGTGGTCGTGTCGTGGTCGGGGAGGCTGCCGTCGGGCAGGGGCTGCGTGCTGCCGAAGAGGTCCAGGGTGTGGGTCCAGGTGAGTCCGGGAGAGTAGTACTCGGTCACCCGGCTCGGCAGCGTCGTGCGCAGGGTCGGTATGAACGGCATCTGGTAGTCGTTGGTCGAGGGCTCGTCAGAGCGCACGGCGACCGCCCGCCTGCCGCCCTGGGAGGCGTAGGTGGCGTGCACGGTGGCCAGTTGCCGGTTGTGGACGACGGGGTCGGTGCCTGCGGGGACGCCCCCGTTGTGGGAGGTGCGCAGGGAGTAGCGGTAGGCGTGGCCCGCGTCCGTGCCCGTGAGGGTGGTGGAGGCGGCGTAGGTGACGCGGTGGCCGGTGGCCTGTGCGGTGGGAGTGGCGTACAGGGTGGCCTTGCGTCCGGCGACAGCGGTGAGGGCGTAGACGCCGTCTCCCTGCACGGGGTCCAGTTCGACGGTGGCCGTGGTGGAGAGGGCGGTGGCGTCCCGGTGGTCGGTGCGGGCTCCGACCTTGCCTGCCGTGCGGCCGTCGAGGGTCACGGAGCGGTCCTGGTCGGTGCGTACGCCGGTGGCGGTGAGCAGGGTCCGGGGGCCGGTGGTGGTGCCGGAACTGCCGGTCCTGGCGAGGCTGTCGTCGAGGCCGACGATGTCGTAGTCGTCCTCGGGCAGCCGCAGCCGGAACGTGCCGTCGGGGCCCAGCTTGACCTCCTGCTGGATGCCGGTGCGCGGGCCGAAGACCGTCAGCAGCGTGCCCGCGGCGGGCCTGCCCTCGTGGTTGAGGCCGGTGATGGTCAGCGTGTGGCGTGCGGGTTCGGCGAAGAGGCCGACCGCGGTACGTACCGTGGTGGTCCCGGCGGTGGCGACCACGGCGCCGCCGAAGCGGCCGACCTGGGCCTTCGTGGTGCGGCCGGTGACGGTCGCGGTCGCGGTGCCGTGGGCGGGGACGGTGAGGCCGGTGGCGCCCAGGGAGAAGATGCCCGCCGGGGCCGGCTTGCCGCCGGGACCGTACACGTCCAGGGCGAGCTTGAGGGTGACCGGTTCGTCGCCGTCGTTGCGGTAGGTGACCTGCCGGGCGGCGGTGGTGCCGGCGTGCGGCCAGGCGAACAGGCCCAGGTTCGCGGCTCCGGAGGTGGCGTACACCTTCTGCCTCAGCGCGCGCACGACGTCGAGGCGGCCGGAGCCCTGCTGGAAGGCGGTCAGGTTCTTCAGGCCGTGCGTGGAGGAGGTGAGGGCCTGCTTGAAGTCGGCGGCCTTCCAGGTGGGGTGGGCCTGGGCAAGCAGGGCCACCGCGCCGGTGACGTGCGGGGTGGCCATGGAGGTGCCGGACGCCTGCTCGTAGCGCGGGTTTTCCACCGGGGCGTCCATGTTGGTGCCGTCGGCGCGGGCGCCGACGATGTCCTCGCCCGGCGCCACCAGGTCGGGTTTGACGGCGTCGTCGCCGAGCCGGGGGCCCTGGCTGGAGAAGTCGCTGAGGGTGTCGCGCTTGGTGCTGCTGCCGACGGTGAGCGCGGCATCCGCGCTGCCGGGGCTCCCCACGGTGCCGTCGACGCCGTTGCCCGTCGGTCCGCCCTCGTTGCCCGCGGCCACCACGAACAGGGTGCCGGTCTGCGCGGTGATCCGGTTCAGGGCGGTGGACACCGGGTCGGTGCCGTCGGTGGCCGTGTCGCCGAGGCTCAGGTTGACGGCGACGGCGTGCTGGGCCGCGGCCCACTCCATGCCCGCGATGATCTCGCTGTCGGGGCACTCGCCGTTGTCGTCGCAGACCTTGCCGATGAGCAGCCTGGCGCCCGGCGCGACTCCCGCGTACGTGCCGTGGGAGGCCGCGCCCGTGCCGGCGATGGTGGAGGCGGTGTGGGTGCCGTGGCCGTAACCGTCCTTCATGCCGGTGCCGGTGAAGTCCTTGGTGCCGGCGATGCGGCCCTTGAAGTCCGGGTGGCCGGCGTCGATACCGGTGTCCAGGTCGGCGATCAGGACGTTCTTGCCGGTGACACCGGACTTCCAGGCGGTGGGGGCACCGATGATCTTGTTGCTCTCGTCGTCCAGGACCTTCGCCCTGCCGTCCAGCCAGAGCTTGCTGACGCGGTCGGACAACGTGCCCTTGAGCAGCGACTGCCACAGGCCGCCGGTGCCGTCCTTGGGCTGGGTGAGCGTACTGCCGTTCAAGGCGCTCAGGGTGCGGCCGAGCCCGGCGCCGTGAGCGGTGAGGGCGGAGAGAGCGGGTGCCCGGCCGCGCCGCCCGGCGACGATCAACGGCAGTGAGCGCGAGTGCGCGTCGTCCCGGCCGATGCGGACCAGCTCCGTGACGTCGAACAGCCGCGCGTCCAACGTACCGGCGGACAGCAGGCGTTCGGCGTCGGCGGGGACCACGCTGATGTGCTGCTTCCCGGCACGACGGGTGTGCTCCACGCGGAAGCCCATGTCCTCCCGGCCCTTGCCGGGCAGCACGGACACGGAGGGGCTGCCGCCGCCGGCCCGGGTGCGCAGGGTGACCCGGTCTCCGGTGACGAGGGTGACCGTTCTGGCCGCCTCCTTCCCTGTCCCCGCATGCCGCTGGGCCGACGTCGCGGCCGGGCCGGCGGCCTCGGCGACCGGCCCCGACACGGCGACCGCGACGGTCACCACGCCTGCGACGGCGGGGAGCATCCCCCACCTGACTGACTTGGGCAGCAACGCATACTCCTTCGGTGTCCGGCTCCGTGCCGGAATCTGATGAATCGTCAATAGAGGTGCTGCTGAGCGGAGTTCCTGCCGCCCTGGTCACTCAGGGCAGGAGCTCGATCACGTCGTACGACACGCCGGGGCTGAGGTAGGCACTGCCGCCGGATCCGCTGACGATGTCGAGAGTCAGCTCCTGGTAGGCGTCAGGGGACTTGACCCAGGCGCTCGCCGGGACGGCGTAGCTGTAGGTGTGGTTGTTGCCCCGGTAGGAGCCCACGGTCAGTGACCGGGTCGTCGGCTCCTTGGCCGGCGCGGGGACGGCCGAGACCCAGTCGTTGACCCGGACGCGCGGCCTGCCGTTCGCGAACGCCGTGGTGATGGCGATGTTGAGGGTGTGGCCCGAGGCCAGCTGCTGGGCGGTGAGCCTGAAGCGGATCTTCTGGCGGTCGTTGACGTCCGCCCACTGGTAGCAGGGGAAGTCGTCGGTCCGCGAGGCACCCACCGTGAAGACGGCGCCGGTCCAGGGCCTGGCCCGTGCGTCGGAGGGGTGCATGGTGGTCATCAGCGAGGCGTTCTTGAAGCCGCGCGGTGTGCCGCTGAAGTCGCCGATGCGCCAGATCGCCTGCTTCCTGCTCGGGTCGGCGCCGATCGTCAGGGTGTGCAGCGGGGCCGTCCGCCCGGCGGTGACCGTGACCCTCGTGGTGTGCACCGCCAGTTCTTCCTTGTAGACGGTGAGCGTGTAGGTGCCGGGCAGCATGTACGGGGACAGGAAACGCCCGGTGGCCGGGTCGACCTCGGTCCAGTACTGCGCCTCGGCGTTCGCGAAGCCGACGGTGTAGGCGTACGCCGTGTCCCGCCCGGCGATGCCGACCCCCGCGACCCGGCCGCGACCGCTGCGGCCGACCCAGCCGGCCAGTCCCAGGCCGTCGGCCCAGGAGGTGTCGACACGGTCGTGGCGCAGCGAGGCAGCGGGCTGTCCGCCGTCGGTGAAGGCCAGGACGTACGGACCCTGCAGGCCGAAGCGCATCGGCTCGGTCTGGTTCTCGCCGTAGTAGAGGATCTCGTACAGGCCGGCGCCGTCCTCGTAGTGGTGGCGCATGAGCGAGCGGTAGAACGGTCCGCCGGACGCCTTCTCGTGGTTGCTGCGCACCATCCACATGCCGACCTTGCCGTCGCTCCAGCCGACGTGGTCGTAGTCGATGACGCGCTGGTTGGAGTAGTGCTTGGAGCGGGTGGTGCCGTTCGGCTTGCGGCGGACGTCCTGTGCCTCGATCACGGTGTCGGTGCGGGCGTCCCAGGAGTCGGGAAGGTTGTTGGGGAACAGGCCGGGCCGGACGCGGACGATGTAGCGGGTGGCGGTGATGGAGGCGTCCGCCTTGTTCGTCCACATGTAGACGTTGTTCTCGCCGCGGCGGGCGGCGTAGTAGTGGTGCATCGTGCCGTGCACGACCGTGATCAGGATCGTGTCGCCGGTCCTGCGGATGCTCACGGACGACGTCCCCAGGCCCGTCTCGACGTGCGAGTTCTTGCCGCCGTAGCCCTGGTACTCGGTGCCCTTGTACACCAGCGAGGTCAGGTCGCCGTTGCGGTGGTCGACCTTGAAGACCAGGTCGGCGCCGGTACCGACCACGTACGCGTTCCCGTCGTCGCGGTAGCCGAAGGTCGAGGTGGCCGCGTCGGCGCCCGAGACGAGCGGTCCGGCGATCGCGGCGCCCCCGGCGAGGGCGAGGCCGCCGACGGCGGTTCTGCGCAGGACGGTGCGTCGGGTCAGGTGTCGGCGAGCGTGCTGGGGCATGGGTGTTCCGTTCGTGCGTACGGGGGTTTGGGCGTACGGGATGAGGGTGTGGTGCGCTCAGAGGGTGGCGCGCAGGTGGCTGACCGTGACGAAGTGGTAGCCGCGGGCGGTCAGCGTGCGCAGGATCTGCGGGACCGCGGCGACCGAGGTGGGGTGGATGTCGTGCATCAGGACGACGCTGTTGCGCCGCGCCTTGGCGATGACGGTCTGGGCGACCTTGTCGGCGTCGGGGTACTTCCAGTCCTCGGTGTCCACGTCCCACAGCACGGGGGAGAGCGTGGTCGCGGCCTTCACCTGGGCGTTGACGGCGCCGTAGGGCGGGCGGAAGAGGGTGGGGGCCTCGCCGGTGGCGGCCTTGATGGCGGCGCTGGTGCGGCTCAGCTGGTAGGTGATCTGCTCGGAGGTGAGCTTGGTGAGGTCGGGATGGTTCCAAGAGTGGTTGCCGACCTCGTGTCCGGCGCGTGCCTCGGCGCGGACCAGGTCGGGGTGGGCGGCGACGTTCTGGCCGACGGTGAAGAAGGTGGCGCGCGCCCTGTACTGCGCCAGGTAGGTCAGCAGGGTCGCGGTCTCCGGCGCCGCCGGCCCGTCGTCGAAGGTCACCGCGATGCACGTGACCTTCTTGCAGTCGGTGTCGTCGTCGCCGGAGGCGGTGGGGGCGGCGGCGGTCGGCGTGGAGGTGTGGGTCGCACCCAGGTCGAGCGAACGGCTGGGCGTCACCGTCTGCCGCTGGACACGCCTTCCGAACGCGGACAGCCAGGGGGTGACCGTCCCCCTGGAGAGGACCACCGTGTAGGCCCCGGCCGCCGGGACGCCCACGTCACCGCGGTCGAAGGTCACCCGCAGCCCGCCGTCGGCGGTGAAGGCCATGTCGTCCAGGACGGTGGTGCGGGAGGCCGGGTCGGAGAAGGTGTCGTCGAGGGCAGCGGTGTCGACGCCTTCGCGCCCCTTGAGCCGGTCCTTCAGGGCGGCGAGGAAGGCTTCCCGGGAGTTTCCGGCGACGAGCCCGAGGGCCGTGCGGTACGCGCCGGCCTGGCCGTCGTACCAGTACGTCCTGCTCGACAGGCCCGACCCGGCGGCGGCGTGGTCCAGCGTGGTGAGCCGGACACCGAGGACGTCCCCGGAGGCGACCAGGAACTGATGGCTGATGTTGAGCTCGCGGCCCTCCGGGCTGTCCGAACCGCCCCCGCACGTGTCCGAGCGGAAGCCGGACAGGCGCTCCTCCACGTCCTTCTTCATCGCGGCCGTCATCGCCTCCGCACCGGGCACGTCCGGATAGCTCGCGGCGAAGGGGCAGGAACTCTGCTCGCTGCTGTCGCTGACGATCCGCAGGTCCTCGATCTTGGAAGGATCGATGCTGCGGACCGGTGAGGGAGTGGCGGCGGATCCGTGTCGGGCGTCGGCGCCCGCCACACCCGAGGAGCCGTCCGATCCGGACGAGCAGGCCGCCGTGAGGGAGAGGGAGCCGAGCAGGAGGAGCGAGGGGACGAGGACGTGAGTGCGCATGAGACCAGAACCTGACTGAGGGGATGTGCGGACGCCGCCGACGGGACGCCGCGGTCGTTCTGGTCACTGATCGTCCAGGTCAGAGGCGTTTTTCAGCGACCCGCGAGGCCACCCTGAACAATCCGGTCCCCAGGTGGTTCGTCCGGTTTCAGTGGCTTCAGTCGCTTTTGGCGCACACGTTCTCGTACGGCGCGTCAGGGACGTAGGTCCGCCACTGCGCCTCGGTCAGCCCGCCACCGGTCCGGGCGCAGATGGTGCGGACGGCCCGGTCCGGGGCGATGGCGAAACGCTGGAGCAGTACGTCGGGGCCGCCGGCGTAGACCGTCCCGCCGTCCTCGGCGAAGGCGAGGGAGCGGATCCCGTCGCCGGGCGTGGGCAGGTCCGTCCCGAGCGGTTGCTGGGTCGCGGTGTCCCACAGCCGCAGGGTTCCGTTCGCGCCGCCCACCGCCAGCGTGCCGCCGTCCGCGGAGAAGGCGAGCGCCCCCACCGCCTCCGGCTCGCCCTGGGAGGCCGTGTCGGAGGTGCCGGTCAGTGCACCCGCACGGTGACGGAC
This portion of the Streptomyces canus genome encodes:
- a CDS encoding S8 family serine peptidase encodes the protein MLPKSVRWGMLPAVAGVVTVAVAVSGPVAEAAGPAATSAQRHAGTGKEAARTVTLVTGDRVTLRTRAGGGSPSVSVLPGKGREDMGFRVEHTRRAGKQHISVVPADAERLLSAGTLDARLFDVTELVRIGRDDAHSRSLPLIVAGRRGRAPALSALTAHGAGLGRTLSALNGSTLTQPKDGTGGLWQSLLKGTLSDRVSKLWLDGRAKVLDDESNKIIGAPTAWKSGVTGKNVLIADLDTGIDAGHPDFKGRIAGTKDFTGTGMKDGYGHGTHTASTIAGTGAASHGTYAGVAPGARLLIGKVCDDNGECPDSEIIAGMEWAAAQHAVAVNLSLGDTATDGTDPVSTALNRITAQTGTLFVVAAGNEGGPTGNGVDGTVGSPGSADAALTVGSSTKRDTLSDFSSQGPRLGDDAVKPDLVAPGEDIVGARADGTNMDAPVENPRYEQASGTSMATPHVTGAVALLAQAHPTWKAADFKQALTSSTHGLKNLTAFQQGSGRLDVVRALRQKVYATSGAANLGLFAWPHAGTTAARQVTYRNDGDEPVTLKLALDVYGPGGKPAPAGIFSLGATGLTVPAHGTATATVTGRTTKAQVGRFGGAVVATAGTTTVRTAVGLFAEPARHTLTITGLNHEGRPAAGTLLTVFGPRTGIQQEVKLGPDGTFRLRLPEDDYDIVGLDDSLARTGSSGTTTGPRTLLTATGVRTDQDRSVTLDGRTAGKVGARTDHRDATALSTTATVELDPVQGDGVYALTAVAGRKATLYATPTAQATGHRVTYAASTTLTGTDAGHAYRYSLRTSHNGGVPAGTDPVVHNRQLATVHATYASQGGRRAVAVRSDEPSTNDYQMPFIPTLRTTLPSRVTEYYSPGLTWTHTLDLFGSTQPLPDGSLPDHDTTTAVRRYQAGHTYRTDWNRAPVGPAVYSPTREGDDLYLDLAPYAAAGTGQQSDESYATGELDGEVVLSSGGRVIDRSSPFLVDITTPTAGKRRYTLTAHTTRTADWTALGTRSSVTWGFTSARPRGSASSVLPLLTVRAGGAVDLTDSAPAGRAFRLPLTVRRPAGAERTPVTRLTLQVSYDDGRTWKTVHVTRHGATADALLHHPGHAGYTSLRIAAADKAGNTVTQTVIRAYRIATAH
- a CDS encoding rhamnogalacturonan lyase B N-terminal domain-containing protein — encoded protein: MPQHARRHLTRRTVLRRTAVGGLALAGGAAIAGPLVSGADAATSTFGYRDDGNAYVVGTGADLVFKVDHRNGDLTSLVYKGTEYQGYGGKNSHVETGLGTSSVSIRRTGDTILITVVHGTMHHYYAARRGENNVYMWTNKADASITATRYIVRVRPGLFPNNLPDSWDARTDTVIEAQDVRRKPNGTTRSKHYSNQRVIDYDHVGWSDGKVGMWMVRSNHEKASGGPFYRSLMRHHYEDGAGLYEILYYGENQTEPMRFGLQGPYVLAFTDGGQPAASLRHDRVDTSWADGLGLAGWVGRSGRGRVAGVGIAGRDTAYAYTVGFANAEAQYWTEVDPATGRFLSPYMLPGTYTLTVYKEELAVHTTRVTVTAGRTAPLHTLTIGADPSRKQAIWRIGDFSGTPRGFKNASLMTTMHPSDARARPWTGAVFTVGASRTDDFPCYQWADVNDRQKIRFRLTAQQLASGHTLNIAITTAFANGRPRVRVNDWVSAVPAPAKEPTTRSLTVGSYRGNNHTYSYAVPASAWVKSPDAYQELTLDIVSGSGGSAYLSPGVSYDVIELLP
- a CDS encoding polysaccharide deacetylase family protein, whose translation is MRTHVLVPSLLLLGSLSLTAACSSGSDGSSGVAGADARHGSAATPSPVRSIDPSKIEDLRIVSDSSEQSSCPFAASYPDVPGAEAMTAAMKKDVEERLSGFRSDTCGGGSDSPEGRELNISHQFLVASGDVLGVRLTTLDHAAAGSGLSSRTYWYDGQAGAYRTALGLVAGNSREAFLAALKDRLKGREGVDTAALDDTFSDPASRTTVLDDMAFTADGGLRVTFDRGDVGVPAAGAYTVVLSRGTVTPWLSAFGRRVQRQTVTPSRSLDLGATHTSTPTAAAPTASGDDDTDCKKVTCIAVTFDDGPAAPETATLLTYLAQYRARATFFTVGQNVAAHPDLVRAEARAGHEVGNHSWNHPDLTKLTSEQITYQLSRTSAAIKAATGEAPTLFRPPYGAVNAQVKAATTLSPVLWDVDTEDWKYPDADKVAQTVIAKARRNSVVLMHDIHPTSVAAVPQILRTLTARGYHFVTVSHLRATL